TCGTCGTCGGGTCACTCGGCGGCATCGCGATACCGGTAGTGGGGACTATCGGCGGCGGCGTCATCGGCGGGTTCGTCGCTGGCTACGTCGCGGGCGGTGGTCTCTGGAACGGCACGTGGAACGGGTTGGTCGCCGGTGCGTTCGGCGGCATCGTCGGCGCGATAGTGCTCGCGTTCATCGGCGCGTTGGTCGGGGCCATCGCC
This window of the Haloarcula marina genome carries:
- a CDS encoding DUF5518 domain-containing protein, producing MRTNWKAVILGVLVIVVVGSLGGIAIPVVGTIGGGVIGGFVAGYVAGGGLWNGTWNGLVAGAFGGIVGAIVLAFIGALVGAIASPLGSLLAGASVLVLGVVTALLFALPSGIAGALGGWLKET